One Glycine max cultivar Williams 82 chromosome 4, Glycine_max_v4.0, whole genome shotgun sequence DNA segment encodes these proteins:
- the LOC100804834 gene encoding uncharacterized protein LOC100804834 produces the protein MLLVSLVPCALVQSTFLELRGLRQQLLLGFDDFIADALQGTGFYQKVTWEIKRADGISLLKRFLRKQRKNSKCIISVILLTADGKWPLEFYFQQQIMFSFITLQIYIAWIICV, from the exons ATGCTTCTTGTGAGCCTTGTCCCATGTGCTTTGGTGCAATCCACCTTTCTCGAATTAAG AGGGCTGAGGCAGCAATTGCTATTGGGGTTTGATGATTTCATTGCAGATGCCTTGCAAGGTACTGGATTCTATCAGAAAGTAACATGGGAAATTAAGAGAGCTGATGGTATATCATTGCTGAAGAGGTTTTtgagaaaacaaaggaaaaattcCAAATGTATTATATCTGTCATTCTTTTAACAGCTGATGGCAAGTGGCCATTGGAGTTCTACTTCCAACAACAGATTATGTTCTCCTTCATAACTTTGCAGATTTATATAGCTTGGATTATTTgtgtataa
- the E1LB gene encoding B3 domain-containing protein At2g33720, with protein sequence MSLQSQIPSKFKIIFISSNMSNHSDEKEQCQKKRKSTICEASNFRTSRRRFCSNKNEEEMNKGVSTTLKLYDDPWKIKKTLTDSDLGILSRLSLATDLVKKQILPMLGADHARAAETEEGTPVRVWDMDTKSMHQLVLKRWSSSKSYVLIAKWNQDFVRRRDLKKGDEIGFHWDPYNCVFNFCVLKRAMPEN encoded by the coding sequence ATGAGTTTACAATCACAAATCCcatcaaagtttaaaataatattcatctCTTCCAACATGAGCAATCATTCAGATGAGAAGGAGCAGTGTCAAAAGAAGAGGAAATCCACCATATGTGAAGCCTCCAACTTTAGGACATCAAGGAGAAGATTCTGCAGCAACAAAAATGAAGAGGAGATGAACAAGGGAGTTTCAACAACACTGAAGCTTTATGATGACCCTTGGAAGATCAAGAAGACGCTAACCGATAGCGATTTGGGAATCCTAAGTAGACTCTCGCTGGCTACAGATTTGGTGAAGAAGCAAATTTTGCCTATGTTGGGTGCAGATCATGCAAGAGCTGCAGAAACTGAAGAAGGGACCCCAGTTAGAGTTTGGGACATGGACACCAAATCCATGCACCAGCTCGTTCTAAAGCGATGGTCTTCTTCCAAGAGCTATGTTCTTATTGCAAAGTGGAACCAAGATTTCGTGAGAAGAAGAGACCTCAAGAAAGGGGATGAGATCGGATTTCATTGGGATCCATATAATTGCGTTTTCAATTTCTGTGTCCTTAAACGAGCTATGCCAGAGAATTAA